The Vicia villosa cultivar HV-30 ecotype Madison, WI linkage group LG1, Vvil1.0, whole genome shotgun sequence genome includes a region encoding these proteins:
- the LOC131659223 gene encoding uncharacterized protein LOC131659223, whose protein sequence is MAVNLTHGAIARICSNESVYSPDREFKPILQVIKVKNRCVWLSDGTNSNLGMLVSKLFNLVFSTLLHEGSVVKLTNYTLSKSLHRIIFILDLDVAPDKYHLIGQPLPLPKNASSLQPNVSDLQFSNLRLSDERKYLTQNAIEIICSGVVSDSLSCDNDFKPVLQVLDAKKNYICLSDGNHAIYAVPPSNLAEELRYYNVEILSSGLEQELVLSPRLNSFSIVKLTNYMLKNFDGHKFIIIFDYDVVPDTCDLIGSPVLLPETNVPMSINAIQKFSSTWTPVNLTQGAIEIMFSDEYSCDKGFRPVLQILFMSINSLLLSDGLYANTVNLPKNLTELVRTRRLQTWSVIKVTHFYVSVIQNRRTITIVDLDVILDDCGLIGRPVKPPNNVPEINVIRAGYR, encoded by the exons ATGGCTGTGAATCTGACGCATGGAGCCATAGCTAGAATTTGCAGCAACGAATCTGTCTACTCTCCTGATAGAGAGTTTAAACCGATTCTACAAGTAATTAAGGTGAAAAATCGATGTGTATGGCTTTCTGATGGCACAAATTCTAATCTCGGAATGCTCGTCAGTAAATTATTCAATTTGGTATTTTCAACATTGTTGCATGAAGGTTCAGTTGTTAAACTCACTAATTACACGTTGAGCAAATCTTTACACAG GATTATTTTCATCTTAGACCTTGATGTTGCACCAGACAAATATCATCTTATAGGACAACCTCTCCCACTACCCAAAAATGCATCAAGTTTACAACCTAACGTCTCCGACCTGCAGTTCTCTAACCTTCGCTTGTCTGATGAGAGAAAATATCTGACGCAAAATGCCATAGAAATAATATGCAGCGGCGTCGTCAGCGACAGTCTCTCTTGTGATAATGACTTTAAGCCGGTGCTGCAAGTCCTCGACGCGAAAAAGAACTATATCTGTCTTTCTGATGGTAACCATGCTATTTATGCAGTGCCACCCAGTAACTTAGCAGAAGAATTGCGGTATTATAATGTTGAAATTCTCTCCAGTGGTTTGGAACAAGAGTTAGTCCtttcaccaaggctcaacagttTCTCCATTGTTAAACTTACTAACTACATGTTGAAAAATTTTGATGGCCACAA GTTTATCATCATCTTTGATTATGATGTTGTACCAGACACATGTGATCTGATCGGAAGTCCTGTCCTACTACCCGAGACTAATGTTCCTATGTCAATAAACGCGATTCAAAAATTTa GTAGTACATGGACACCGGTGAATCTGACGCAAGGGGCGATAGAGATAATGTTTAGTGACGAATACTCTTGCGATAAAGGGTTTAGGCCGGTGTTGCAAATTCTCTTCATGAGTATCAACAGTCTTTTGCTGTCTGATGGATTATATGCTAATACAGTAAACTTGCCGAAGAATTTGACAGAGTTGGTTAGAACCAGAAGGTTGCAGACATGGTCGGTTATTAAAGTTACTCATTTCTATGTGAGTGTGATTCAAAACCGCAG GACTATTACCATTGTGGATCTCGATGTTAT